In Candidatus Promineifilum breve, one genomic interval encodes:
- the nuoK gene encoding NADH-quinone oxidoreductase subunit NuoK, producing the protein MPSAVTINWYIALSGILFAIGALGVLLRRNAIILFMSVELMLNSANLLFVAFARHLGRLDGQVLVFFVITVAAAEVAVGLALIVAIFRTKKSINIDEINLLKG; encoded by the coding sequence ATGCCTAGCGCGGTCACAATCAACTGGTACATCGCCCTCAGCGGCATCCTGTTCGCCATCGGCGCGCTGGGCGTGCTGTTGCGGCGCAACGCCATCATTCTGTTCATGTCGGTCGAGTTGATGCTCAACAGCGCCAACCTGCTGTTCGTGGCCTTTGCCCGCCATCTGGGCCGGCTGGACGGGCAGGTGCTGGTCTTTTTCGTCATCACCGTGGCCGCGGCCGAGGTGGCCGTGGGCCTGGCGCTGATCGTCGCCATCTTCCGCACCAAGAAGAGCATCAATATTGATGAGATTAATCTGTTGAAAGGCTGA
- a CDS encoding complex I subunit 4 family protein: protein MNWLLTILTFLPLVGVLAILFLKETDEPSSRNTIKIVAIATSAATLVVSLMVLWRFDASNPALQLVDRFDWIPAWGISYFLGIDGLSILMVLLTTFISLLAIIGSWTAIEMQLKQYYIFMLLLEMGMLGVFLAQDLFLFYIFWEFTLIPMYFLIGIWGGSRRVYASIKFFLYTMAASLLMLVAILYMGITNGTFALPDLIAGRDLFAHAQNLLFIGFFLAFAVKVPIFPFHSWLPDAHTEAPTAGSIILAGVLLKMGTYGLIRFNLPLFPEAAYKYAPFIAVLAIIGIIYGAIVSFPQKDVKKLVAYSSISHLGFVTLGIFALNNAGIQGAILQGVNHGLSTGALFFLVGVLYERTHTREMSEYGGVWKIMPVFSVLSLIVVLSSMGLPGLNGFVGEFTILLGSMGAESLAPRPWIYTAFATTGVILAAVYLLWMFQRVFMGPAISEKVKGLKEMNRMEMAIMLAFLVFIFWIGIAPSAYFHLMDGTVSALVDNISQAVLAMR, encoded by the coding sequence ATGAACTGGCTATTAACGATTCTCACCTTCCTTCCCCTGGTGGGCGTTCTGGCGATTTTATTCTTGAAAGAGACGGACGAACCGTCGAGCCGCAACACGATCAAGATCGTCGCCATCGCCACCTCGGCGGCCACGCTGGTGGTGTCGCTGATGGTGCTATGGCGCTTCGACGCGAGTAATCCGGCGCTGCAACTGGTCGACCGCTTCGACTGGATCCCGGCCTGGGGCATCAGCTACTTCCTGGGGATCGATGGCCTGAGCATCCTCATGGTGCTGCTGACGACGTTCATCTCCCTGCTGGCGATTATCGGGTCGTGGACGGCCATCGAGATGCAACTCAAGCAGTACTACATCTTCATGCTGCTGTTGGAGATGGGTATGCTGGGCGTCTTTCTGGCCCAGGACTTATTCCTGTTCTACATCTTCTGGGAGTTCACGCTCATCCCGATGTACTTCCTCATCGGCATTTGGGGCGGCAGCCGGCGCGTCTATGCGTCGATCAAGTTCTTCCTGTACACGATGGCCGCCTCGCTGCTGATGCTGGTCGCCATCCTCTACATGGGCATCACCAACGGCACATTCGCCCTGCCCGACCTCATCGCCGGGCGCGATCTCTTTGCCCATGCCCAGAACCTGCTGTTCATCGGCTTCTTCCTGGCCTTCGCCGTCAAGGTGCCGATCTTTCCCTTCCATTCGTGGCTGCCCGACGCCCACACCGAGGCACCCACGGCCGGGTCGATCATCCTGGCCGGTGTGTTGCTGAAGATGGGCACCTATGGCCTCATCCGCTTCAACCTGCCGCTCTTCCCGGAGGCGGCCTACAAGTACGCGCCGTTTATCGCCGTGCTGGCGATCATCGGCATCATCTACGGGGCCATCGTCTCCTTCCCCCAGAAGGACGTGAAGAAGCTGGTGGCCTACTCCAGTATCAGCCATCTGGGCTTCGTCACGCTGGGCATCTTCGCCCTGAACAATGCCGGCATCCAGGGGGCCATCCTGCAAGGGGTGAACCACGGCCTGAGCACGGGCGCGCTGTTTTTCCTGGTCGGCGTGCTCTATGAGCGCACCCACACGCGCGAGATGTCGGAGTACGGCGGGGTGTGGAAGATCATGCCCGTTTTCAGCGTCCTGTCGCTCATCGTCGTGCTGTCGAGCATGGGCCTGCCCGGCCTCAACGGCTTCGTGGGCGAGTTCACCATCCTGCTCGGCTCGATGGGGGCCGAATCGCTGGCGCCGCGGCCGTGGATCTACACCGCCTTCGCCACCACCGGCGTCATCCTGGCCGCCGTCTACCTGCTGTGGATGTTCCAGCGGGTGTTCATGGGGCCGGCCATCAGCGAGAAGGTGAAGGGTCTGAAGGAGATGAACCGCATGGAGATGGCGATCATGCTGGCCTTCCTGGTCTTCATCTTCTGGATCGGCATCGCCCCGTCGGCCTACTTCCACTTGATGGACGGGACGGTCAGTGCGCTGGTAGACAATATCAGTCAGGCCGTCTTGGCGATGCGCTAG
- a CDS encoding metallophosphoesterase family protein, whose translation MPPVYFVHLSDTHFGPTEGYSRQGHRSLPYARHVIDLINNLPTRPDFVVHTGDVTTHPTEAAYRLAAETFAALDAPIYYCTGNHDRSSDIHRYLPMGPKEDCQPGTDTLSYTFEVRGERFLVLDARGPDQIDPHGLLSAQQMDVLRREATPDGPPLTIFTHYPTLRLNAPWMDANMLIFNGEEMHQALLPARGRLRGVFYGHIHNSMQTWRDGILYCAAASTFAGFTTWPTEEMIRADHDAMPAFNFVQLLPDQTIVQQRPFARLVGEPVRRTKENDSGSLED comes from the coding sequence ATGCCGCCGGTCTACTTCGTCCATCTCAGCGACACCCATTTCGGCCCGACGGAGGGCTATTCGCGGCAGGGGCATCGCTCGTTGCCCTACGCGCGGCACGTGATCGACCTGATCAACAACCTGCCGACGCGGCCGGATTTCGTTGTCCACACCGGCGACGTGACCACCCACCCCACCGAGGCCGCCTACCGGCTGGCGGCCGAGACGTTCGCCGCCCTTGACGCCCCCATCTACTACTGCACGGGCAACCACGACCGCTCTTCGGACATCCACCGCTACCTGCCGATGGGGCCAAAGGAAGATTGCCAGCCGGGCACGGACACCCTCTCCTACACCTTCGAAGTCCGCGGCGAGCGCTTTCTGGTGCTCGACGCCCGCGGCCCCGATCAGATCGACCCCCACGGGCTGCTGTCGGCCCAGCAGATGGACGTGCTGCGGCGCGAGGCCACGCCCGACGGCCCGCCGCTGACCATCTTCACCCACTACCCCACCCTGCGCCTCAACGCGCCGTGGATGGACGCCAACATGCTCATCTTCAACGGCGAAGAGATGCACCAGGCGCTGCTGCCGGCGCGCGGGCGGCTGCGGGGCGTGTTCTACGGCCACATCCACAACTCCATGCAGACCTGGCGCGACGGCATCCTCTACTGCGCCGCGGCCAGCACCTTCGCCGGCTTCACCACCTGGCCGACCGAGGAGATGATCCGCGCCGACCACGACGCCATGCCGGCCTTCAACTTCGTGCAACTGCTGCCCGACCAGACGATTGTGCAGCAGCGGCCGTTTGCCCGGCTGGTGGGTGAGCCGGTTCGGCGGACGAAGGAGAATGATTCGGGGAGTTTGGAGGATTGA
- a CDS encoding WD40 repeat domain-containing protein encodes MSNLKRWLLLMAAVFGGLLFGCTAGRSQELGVPPASTIALTPVPIPTITPAPDSIPATPVTCPPTPTIYRNDVLGVELAHSVELSVVEPQYLGDDYTISLVNQDRSSLLQVGWLYQETRPLETVIEEYLSQLADLPVERAPVTVAGIEGVMLWPVPGEVTNTAIYLTVDGRLFRLLYAREALDDAGRCLLAGLSFYPPTRTLEDLALTPAADALYAPTPLTPPTDWATYHDPTYGYSFRYPAERWTPVFPARDEHLLSLTYEKDSIALRVKVARLGEGADLQLYGGAAGDFVPQGSVPFLGAEVERTARIYQDVVQAVHYNKTAAIQRGDLLFSLALVSNLDPDQGAMISANVQAEADAILSTFVRDIGAAPSTPAPESPSLASADVLIYRNGSLERVDVQGSNPLSLLSVSGIGDDPGAYFQANPPQVSPDGRWLIEHAAADETTGNWRLFDATTGELVATGSGQARLSPTWSPDSVAFAFLDQSGICVFTLESASEACAPVVDFDGTVVENLIGAAYSPDGSHIALAQADPSAPCCRVTVWLFALDGSETFAIGAYEMPPQATSAEMLAWTADGRLLIKTVEPDMNSILYSLTDLPTITYSRPVHDISPDGRWVLYRSGEVGDVNGAVIDALPTNEACPRAILGSNNWAWSPDGTQLAFLLNCAAATESSWVYVLDAATGDVQWAQALPRPAEALYPLDRLFWSADGAYLLLDGPDTTVEFTRPLSPIWRLAADGMGELQVLVESGYLVGVFQ; translated from the coding sequence ATGTCCAACCTCAAGCGATGGCTGCTCCTCATGGCGGCTGTTTTTGGGGGCTTGCTGTTCGGCTGCACGGCTGGTCGATCTCAGGAGCTTGGCGTCCCACCCGCGTCCACGATAGCGCTAACGCCTGTTCCCATCCCCACCATAACGCCCGCGCCCGACTCCATCCCCGCCACACCTGTTACCTGCCCGCCCACCCCGACCATCTACCGCAACGACGTGCTGGGCGTTGAACTGGCCCACTCGGTGGAACTTTCGGTTGTCGAGCCGCAATACCTGGGCGACGATTACACCATCTCTCTCGTCAATCAAGATCGATCATCGCTCCTCCAGGTCGGCTGGCTCTATCAAGAAACCCGGCCCCTAGAAACGGTCATCGAAGAATATCTCAGCCAACTGGCCGATCTGCCGGTGGAACGCGCGCCGGTGACGGTGGCGGGCATCGAGGGGGTGATGCTTTGGCCCGTGCCGGGCGAGGTGACCAACACGGCGATCTATCTAACGGTAGACGGCCGCCTCTTTCGCCTGCTCTACGCCCGCGAAGCGCTGGACGACGCCGGCCGCTGCCTGCTGGCTGGACTAAGTTTCTATCCGCCGACGCGGACGTTGGAAGACCTGGCCCTGACCCCGGCGGCCGATGCGCTCTACGCGCCTACCCCTCTCACTCCACCCACGGACTGGGCAACCTATCACGACCCGACCTACGGCTACTCCTTCCGCTACCCGGCCGAACGCTGGACTCCAGTTTTCCCGGCGCGCGATGAGCATCTATTGTCGCTGACGTATGAGAAGGACTCCATCGCCTTGCGCGTCAAGGTGGCGCGGCTCGGCGAGGGGGCCGACCTTCAACTATATGGCGGCGCGGCCGGGGATTTCGTGCCCCAGGGGTCAGTGCCGTTCCTGGGCGCGGAGGTGGAGCGCACGGCCAGAATCTACCAGGACGTGGTGCAAGCGGTTCACTATAACAAGACGGCCGCCATCCAACGGGGCGACCTGCTTTTCAGCCTGGCCTTAGTGAGCAACCTTGACCCTGATCAGGGTGCGATGATATCGGCCAACGTGCAGGCGGAGGCCGACGCCATACTATCCACTTTTGTGCGGGATATTGGCGCTGCCCCCTCTACGCCCGCGCCGGAATCCCCGTCTTTAGCGTCGGCCGATGTCCTTATTTATCGGAACGGCTCGCTGGAGCGTGTGGATGTTCAGGGAAGTAATCCCCTCTCCTTGCTATCCGTCAGCGGCATCGGCGATGATCCCGGCGCCTACTTTCAAGCCAACCCGCCCCAGGTCTCTCCCGACGGCCGTTGGCTCATCGAGCACGCCGCGGCCGACGAGACAACCGGCAACTGGCGATTATTCGACGCGACGACGGGTGAACTCGTCGCCACGGGCAGCGGCCAGGCTCGCCTGTCGCCCACCTGGTCACCCGACAGCGTCGCCTTCGCCTTTCTGGACCAAAGCGGGATATGTGTTTTCACTTTGGAGTCGGCTTCCGAAGCCTGCGCCCCGGTCGTTGACTTCGACGGCACAGTCGTTGAGAACCTGATCGGCGCGGCCTACTCACCCGACGGGAGCCACATCGCGTTAGCCCAGGCTGATCCGAGCGCCCCGTGCTGTCGCGTTACGGTATGGCTATTTGCATTAGACGGCAGTGAAACATTTGCAATAGGCGCTTATGAGATGCCACCCCAGGCCACCAGCGCGGAGATGTTGGCGTGGACGGCCGACGGTCGCCTGCTGATTAAAACCGTCGAGCCGGACATGAACTCGATTCTCTATTCGCTGACCGATTTGCCCACAATCACCTATAGCCGGCCGGTGCACGACATCTCGCCCGACGGCCGATGGGTGCTATATCGCTCTGGGGAAGTCGGCGATGTGAACGGCGCGGTGATTGATGCCCTCCCCACGAATGAAGCCTGCCCCCGGGCGATTCTTGGTAGCAACAACTGGGCCTGGTCGCCGGACGGGACGCAGTTGGCATTTCTGTTGAACTGTGCCGCGGCGACCGAATCAAGTTGGGTTTACGTCCTCGACGCGGCGACGGGTGACGTGCAATGGGCGCAAGCGTTGCCCAGGCCGGCCGAGGCACTCTATCCGCTGGATCGCCTCTTCTGGTCGGCCGATGGGGCGTATCTGCTGCTGGATGGGCCGGACACGACCGTGGAATTCACACGTCCGCTCTCGCCCATTTGGCGGTTGGCGGCCGATGGTATGGGGGAATTGCAGGTTTTGGTGGAAAGCGGTTATCTGGTCGGGGTTTTTCAGTAG
- a CDS encoding tetratricopeptide repeat protein, with amino-acid sequence MAGTTGNNDKSDRDDVWLLVVFLIPILAAVLYLFFPPPASLPKTLDTFKSTGSLNWALLLLVVIAAVLYILEQFMPENRRPLARRIRWFCIILLVPLVLLGYFHEPLKTFFGYIRNIFTTLFGYVRNTFNTWFGYDGETLADDFRRWFVVVTGAFLAIYPITFLAYEVNVHPRLKRRLKNEIKLLGLDDEDSKLKNEALVDETFKSRHFWLFIIPIIVVSLVIVLGFLFPDKLPGNRNIEEPMQLVFFSLLGAYVFSVQELVRRYQTNDLRPHVYATILVRIVIATTITFAAATIIGLAGAEVAAATPTPTVTPTPTVTSTPTVTSTLPVTSTLPVTLTLPVTLTLPVSSTLPVTLTLPVTSTLPVTSTLPVTSTLPVTLTLPVTSTLPVTLTFPVTLTLPVASSATETLTVTETLTSTETLTATNGADATADSPITEGGEGEPGATPAPTSGTSDNTDGNDEKSKETSVPASGADAWAIVLAFLIGMIPARGTRLMSQRMSSVLGNERPVTPIEPLSNLAGISHLHESRLLEMGIDDIQNLATANVLELLLTTRFSAEQIINWIDQAILYTRIGPEKFVKFRSHGINTYSDFKARLDTLPLPGANSSEPNQAEILRGQLGLINVQDLYTLGNPRNFANFTLIRTYYRSRDRLTEDSAADALASLLGEEGPNALTPAERKTRDLEKLRNEETLLKDSLKLWPEDAEKRANLAAIRLNIGIVTGDDAKKQQAVTDSLESLAQNPALVEARITLCWAYYRLRQYDDAISTCNVAIQWDATRKELYLCRGMSRLELAAALAPEVSQTLRTRALADFVRACQLDDRYADAYLNRGRAQLELNSYGEAIESFEIYYLLGDLENHLFWHLWGRALQYAGQNDKARPKLDQALAIQPNNAEARYLRGRVYLELDNRDPAIDDLREAIQSEILSPEKQTAAMTTLCESLSARAANRLNNGDSPGALADYGEMLGLCNDLAQQGLDAFIGNAFMYAANLPLDNPEPAQAIYEWILRHAPQDSLYRGPAQIAWDQSAGTS; translated from the coding sequence ATGGCAGGAACGACCGGTAATAATGACAAGTCGGATAGGGATGATGTATGGCTTCTTGTCGTGTTCCTAATCCCAATTCTTGCCGCTGTACTGTATCTGTTTTTTCCTCCCCCTGCCTCACTCCCGAAAACCCTTGATACCTTCAAGTCTACCGGCAGTTTGAATTGGGCGCTTCTATTACTGGTCGTAATAGCGGCTGTTCTTTATATACTCGAACAATTCATGCCTGAGAACCGTCGTCCATTGGCTAGAAGGATACGATGGTTCTGCATAATTTTGCTCGTGCCCCTGGTTTTGCTGGGTTATTTCCACGAACCTCTCAAAACTTTCTTCGGTTATATCCGCAATATTTTTACTACTTTGTTCGGTTATGTCCGCAATACTTTTAATACTTGGTTCGGTTATGACGGCGAAACTCTGGCTGACGATTTTAGGCGGTGGTTTGTCGTTGTGACCGGCGCATTCCTAGCCATCTACCCTATCACCTTCCTGGCCTACGAAGTAAACGTCCACCCTCGGTTAAAAAGGAGATTGAAAAATGAAATCAAACTCCTGGGCCTTGATGACGAAGACTCAAAATTAAAGAACGAAGCGCTGGTCGATGAGACGTTCAAATCCCGGCATTTCTGGCTTTTCATCATCCCGATTATCGTAGTGTCGTTAGTCATTGTCCTCGGTTTTCTGTTCCCGGATAAGCTGCCAGGGAACAGGAACATCGAGGAGCCGATGCAACTCGTCTTTTTCAGCTTGCTGGGGGCCTACGTTTTCTCTGTCCAGGAATTGGTGCGGCGCTACCAGACCAACGATCTGCGCCCCCACGTCTATGCCACCATCCTTGTCCGCATTGTTATTGCCACAACGATCACCTTTGCCGCGGCCACCATTATTGGTTTGGCCGGCGCCGAGGTAGCCGCGGCAACCCCGACCCCCACCGTTACCCCGACCCCCACCGTTACCTCGACTCCCACCGTGACCTCGACCCTGCCCGTGACCTCGACCCTGCCCGTGACCTTGACCCTGCCCGTGACCTTGACCCTCCCCGTGTCCTCGACCCTCCCGGTGACCTTGACCCTGCCCGTGACCTCGACCCTGCCCGTGACCTCGACCCTCCCGGTGACCTCGACTCTCCCCGTGACCTTGACTCTCCCGGTGACCTCGACCCTCCCGGTGACGTTGACTTTCCCCGTGACCTTGACTCTGCCCGTGGCCTCGAGCGCCACCGAGACCTTGACCGTCACCGAGACCTTGACGTCTACCGAGACCTTGACCGCCACGAATGGAGCGGATGCCACAGCGGACTCACCGATAACCGAGGGCGGGGAAGGTGAACCCGGCGCTACGCCTGCCCCGACGTCGGGAACGAGTGATAACACGGATGGTAATGATGAAAAAAGTAAAGAAACCAGTGTTCCGGCGTCCGGTGCGGACGCCTGGGCCATCGTCCTGGCCTTCCTGATAGGCATGATACCGGCGCGGGGCACGCGATTGATGTCGCAGCGCATGTCGAGTGTATTGGGCAACGAGCGGCCGGTTACCCCGATTGAGCCACTCAGCAATTTGGCCGGCATTAGCCACTTGCACGAATCGCGATTGCTGGAAATGGGCATCGACGACATCCAGAATCTGGCCACGGCCAACGTCCTCGAGCTACTTCTGACCACCCGCTTCAGCGCGGAGCAAATAATTAACTGGATCGATCAGGCCATTCTGTATACCCGCATCGGGCCGGAGAAGTTCGTCAAGTTTCGCTCCCACGGCATCAACACCTATTCGGATTTCAAGGCGCGCCTCGATACTCTTCCTCTGCCTGGTGCCAACTCAAGCGAGCCGAACCAAGCCGAAATCCTGCGCGGTCAACTGGGGTTGATCAACGTCCAAGACCTCTACACGCTGGGGAACCCCCGCAATTTCGCCAACTTTACCTTGATTCGAACTTATTATCGCAGTCGCGACCGTTTAACCGAAGACAGCGCGGCCGACGCCTTAGCAAGTCTTTTGGGCGAGGAAGGGCCGAATGCTTTGACCCCCGCCGAGCGGAAGACACGCGACCTGGAAAAATTACGGAATGAAGAAACGTTGCTTAAGGACAGTCTTAAATTGTGGCCCGAGGACGCCGAAAAACGAGCCAACCTGGCAGCCATCCGCCTGAACATTGGGATAGTGACGGGTGACGATGCCAAGAAGCAACAGGCGGTTACCGATAGCCTGGAGTCTCTGGCGCAAAATCCGGCGTTGGTGGAAGCCCGCATTACCCTCTGCTGGGCTTACTATCGACTCCGACAGTATGATGACGCCATCTCCACCTGTAACGTAGCTATCCAGTGGGACGCAACTCGCAAGGAACTCTATCTCTGTCGCGGAATGTCCAGACTCGAACTGGCAGCCGCCTTGGCCCCTGAGGTATCACAGACCTTGCGGACCCGCGCACTAGCTGATTTTGTTCGGGCATGTCAACTGGATGACCGCTACGCCGATGCCTATCTAAATCGCGGCCGGGCGCAGCTCGAGCTTAACTCCTATGGTGAGGCGATCGAGAGTTTTGAAATATATTATTTATTGGGCGACTTGGAAAACCACCTTTTTTGGCACCTCTGGGGCAGGGCGCTCCAATACGCGGGGCAAAATGATAAAGCGCGGCCGAAACTGGACCAGGCCCTCGCCATCCAGCCAAATAATGCCGAAGCGAGATACCTCAGGGGTCGCGTCTATCTGGAACTGGACAACCGCGATCCGGCTATAGACGACTTGAGAGAAGCGATCCAGTCGGAGATATTATCGCCGGAAAAGCAGACGGCCGCCATGACTACGCTTTGTGAATCCTTGAGTGCGCGCGCGGCCAATCGGTTAAACAACGGTGATTCGCCCGGCGCGTTGGCGGATTATGGGGAAATGCTCGGCCTTTGTAACGATTTGGCCCAACAGGGGCTTGACGCTTTCATCGGCAATGCCTTCATGTATGCCGCTAATTTGCCGCTGGACAACCCGGAACCGGCGCAAGCTATTTACGAGTGGATTCTCAGGCACGCGCCGCAGGATTCACTCTATCGCGGCCCGGCGCAAATCGCGTGGGACCAGAGCGCGGGAACGTCCTAA
- a CDS encoding C39 family peptidase yields MVLAYSGTFRNQEELAVQLGVQPYLGAPARNIHRLAESTNQVITESGALETLGEWLNNDVPVIAFVQAGELPYWRGQQLQHAVVIVGIDQETVWILDPDTGLEPVSVGLDDFMLAWSELDNLCAIIT; encoded by the coding sequence ATGGTCTTGGCTTATTCGGGGACTTTCCGCAATCAAGAAGAACTGGCTGTCCAACTTGGCGTCCAACCATATTTGGGCGCACCGGCTCGAAATATCCATCGGTTGGCGGAAAGCACAAATCAAGTTATTACAGAGAGTGGGGCGTTAGAAACGCTGGGGGAGTGGCTGAATAATGACGTGCCGGTGATTGCGTTCGTACAGGCGGGCGAATTACCTTATTGGCGGGGGCAACAATTACAGCATGCTGTCGTTATTGTCGGTATCGATCAGGAAACCGTTTGGATACTTGATCCTGATACCGGGCTGGAGCCAGTTTCCGTTGGGCTAGATGATTTCATGTTAGCGTGGAGTGAACTTGATAATCTTTGTGCGATTATAACGTAG
- a CDS encoding molybdopterin-containing oxidoreductase family protein, translated as MIAPTPATDSPRDSYRATADTTLIRGACPHDCPDTCGTIVEVEVSEDGQRRAVAFYGDPNHPITNGWLCGKVRPYLDHVYHPDRLIHPLRRMGPKGSGEWARISWDEAIGEIGDRWRGIIAEHGAAAILPYSYSGTLGLVNMGVSSGRFWNRLGASQLDRAICGAAAEYAVEATLGARWAVPYADTAHAKVILIWGHNPASTAPHFMPFLKAAQRNGCTVVVIDPKRTRTARTADWHVAPRPGTDGALALGMAHVIISEGLHDEAYLAAHTVGWPELRARIMEFPPARAAEIAELPVEDVIRLARLYATSQPGLIKIADGLQRNHMGGQTVRAILALPALTGQYGVRGGGLAYSTSGYLKWDGEAVNKWHDCPPPARAVNMNRLGAALTGEAADPPIQSLFVFGSNPAAIAPNAALVHEGLRREDLFTVVHELFMTDTAEMADIVLPATSNLEAPDLHKGYGHTLLRYNHPAIAPLGESKSNWDVMRLLAAEMGFAEPWLHQDADAVIAEVLAATAARNPRLAGITLERLKREGQIALELDDGAPFADGRFPTPSGKIELYSQRLASDGHDPLPGYSGKFDDGRMDRRMDRRRLAGSSDISSGSRRDDGDPNDSRFDPGDALSLITPAAHHFVTSSLANGPSQLRGEGAPFVEIHPADAAARGIDHGMMVCVENGRGGVMLRAVVTDGVRPGVVASPKGRWSKLFGGRNVNWTTSDALGDFAGQSTFHSNRVWLRPVEE; from the coding sequence TTGATCGCTCCAACCCCGGCGACCGACAGCCCACGCGATTCCTATCGCGCGACCGCGGACACCACCCTCATCCGCGGCGCCTGCCCCCACGACTGCCCCGACACCTGCGGCACGATCGTTGAGGTGGAGGTGTCCGAGGACGGCCAACGCCGGGCCGTGGCCTTCTATGGCGACCCCAACCACCCCATCACCAACGGCTGGCTGTGCGGCAAGGTGCGGCCGTACCTCGACCACGTCTATCACCCCGACCGGCTGATACACCCGCTGCGGCGCATGGGGCCGAAGGGATCGGGCGAATGGGCGCGGATTAGCTGGGATGAGGCCATCGGCGAGATCGGCGACCGCTGGCGGGGCATCATCGCCGAGCACGGGGCGGCGGCCATCCTGCCCTATAGCTATAGCGGCACGCTGGGGCTGGTCAACATGGGCGTCAGCAGCGGCCGCTTCTGGAACCGCCTCGGCGCCAGCCAACTCGACCGGGCCATCTGCGGCGCGGCGGCCGAGTACGCCGTGGAGGCCACGCTCGGCGCGCGCTGGGCCGTGCCCTACGCCGACACGGCCCACGCCAAAGTCATCCTCATCTGGGGCCACAACCCGGCCAGCACCGCGCCCCACTTCATGCCCTTCCTGAAGGCCGCCCAGCGCAATGGCTGCACCGTCGTGGTCATCGACCCCAAGCGCACGCGCACGGCCCGCACCGCCGACTGGCACGTGGCCCCCCGCCCCGGCACCGACGGCGCGCTGGCCCTGGGTATGGCCCACGTCATCATCAGCGAAGGGTTGCATGATGAGGCCTATCTGGCGGCCCATACCGTCGGCTGGCCGGAACTGCGGGCGCGCATCATGGAGTTCCCGCCGGCGCGCGCGGCCGAGATCGCTGAGCTTCCCGTCGAGGACGTGATCCGGCTGGCCCGCCTCTACGCCACCAGCCAGCCGGGGCTGATCAAGATCGCCGACGGGCTGCAACGCAACCACATGGGCGGCCAGACGGTGCGGGCTATCCTGGCCCTGCCGGCCCTCACCGGGCAGTATGGCGTGCGCGGCGGCGGCCTGGCCTATAGCACCAGCGGCTATTTGAAGTGGGACGGTGAGGCGGTGAACAAGTGGCACGACTGCCCGCCGCCGGCCCGCGCGGTCAATATGAACCGCCTGGGCGCGGCCCTGACCGGCGAAGCGGCCGACCCGCCCATTCAATCGCTGTTCGTCTTCGGCTCCAACCCGGCGGCCATCGCCCCCAACGCGGCCCTGGTGCACGAGGGGCTGCGGCGCGAGGATCTGTTCACCGTCGTCCACGAACTATTTATGACCGACACGGCCGAGATGGCCGACATCGTCTTGCCGGCCACGTCGAATCTGGAAGCGCCCGACCTGCACAAGGGGTACGGCCACACCTTGCTGCGCTATAACCACCCGGCCATTGCGCCGTTGGGCGAGAGCAAGAGCAACTGGGACGTGATGCGCCTGCTGGCGGCCGAGATGGGCTTCGCTGAGCCGTGGCTGCATCAGGACGCCGACGCCGTCATCGCCGAGGTGCTGGCGGCCACGGCGGCGCGCAACCCGCGGCTGGCCGGCATCACCCTGGAACGGCTGAAGCGCGAGGGGCAGATCGCCCTGGAACTGGACGACGGCGCGCCCTTTGCCGATGGCCGTTTTCCAACCCCTAGCGGCAAAATTGAGTTATACTCACAGCGATTGGCAAGCGACGGCCACGACCCGCTGCCCGGCTATAGCGGCAAATTTGACGATGGTCGAATGGATCGCCGGATGGATCGCCGGCGTCTCGCCGGCAGCAGCGATATTAGCAGCGGCAGCCGTCGGGACGACGGCGATCCGAATGACAGTCGCTTCGATCCGGGGGACGCCTTGAGCCTGATCACGCCCGCGGCTCATCATTTCGTCACCAGCAGCCTGGCCAACGGGCCGAGCCAGTTGCGTGGCGAAGGCGCGCCCTTCGTGGAGATTCACCCGGCCGACGCCGCCGCGCGCGGCATCGACCACGGGATGATGGTCTGTGTGGAGAACGGCCGTGGCGGCGTGATGCTGCGGGCCGTGGTGACCGACGGGGTGCGCCCCGGTGTGGTCGCCTCGCCCAAGGGGCGCTGGAGCAAATTATTCGGCGGGCGCAACGTCAACTGGACGACGTCCGACGCGCTGGGCGACTTCGCCGGCCAGAGCACGTTTCATAGCAACCGCGTCTGGCTGCGCCCGGTGGAAGAGTAA